GGTAATTCACAAGTTAGCACTCCTTTCTATTCCACTAAAGCTGAATCTTCCTCTCCTTATGGCAATGTTGCtattgatgatgaagaagactcTGTATCTGTTACTCCATCAAACTTTGATTCTCCTCCTATTGAAAATCCttctgtttaccaaaatcaattaagagttttgactattttaaatgatgattttgagattgattgggactctttgtacaatgagtttatgctttcaaaaaacaaacctaaaagaaaatatttccaaaataattttactcagtctgaaaaagaccgtgttaagagaaaatggttggaaaagatgaatcaattgaaaagacatattttgttttttgattttcttgaaaaccattatgttttaGAAGATGAGATTTCAAtacaacatttaaatgtgataaaaaaatcaaattttgttaaaatagataaaatcattattaggtctagtcatcctcctcttgaaccaattttgataactactaagaaggatgaagtgacaaaagaggaagtgatatacatacatacatatatatatatatatatatatttattttaaagctAAAGGGAAAGAACCCGGAAGGTCCTAAATGGCTAAACCAAAATCCGACAACCTAAATAGCACTAAAACTAATCCTCATCTCGTAAGATTAGATATATATTGggcaaagtttagctacaaaattagttgtagccttaggttacaaccttattcaatatattttttattggaagtgaattttgacaaatcaaccaTTAGATGACATATTCTTCTTAGCATGCAAAATTTCtgtaaaattaaatatcaatagctatgtcatcaataaattgttcaaattgcaagtttttgtagtttaaaattatgaataaaatataagcttatagattatatagtaaataatatctgattgacacaaaattggacatgtatattaagagcataaagaacatgcaattcaacactTTTCACATATTCTTGTACTTCCCTTTAcatatttggccaccagtaTCCCTGAGTGAGGACTTTGTGAGACAAAGACTTGTCTCCCGCGTGagttccacaaatcccttcatgtagcTCCTCAAGGAGTAGCTCCTCAAGGAGTAGCTCTGATGCTTCTGGGTGTGTGCATAGTAATTATGGCCCCAAAAAAGAgcatttgtacaatttttggtccTCGGACAGCTAAAACTGAGAAGCCTTTCTTCGCACCTTGTCGGCCTTTGACTTCTCTTCGGGTAAGATATCTTCCTTAAGGAATAATACTATGgagtccatccagctaggtccCACCTTAATTTGATGGATATGGACCACCTCATTCTTCATCTCAACAGGCTTACATAGATCTTCAATAAGGATAACCTGAGGCAGGTTTTGTGCTGAGGAGGTTGCGAGCGTAGCTAGAGAATTGGCATGGATGTTTCCACTTCTAGGAATATGTTGTAAATTGAAAGACTCAAACCCTGACTGTAAATGCCTAACCTAACTTAAGTACTCTTGCATTCTCATGTCCTTGGCCTCTAATTCTCCTTGAACTTGACCCACAACTAGCCTTGAATTTGAGAATATTTCCACTACTTTTCCACCAATTTTCTGAACCATGGTCATTCCTACTAACAGAGCTTTATACTCAGCTTCATTGTTTGTGGCTGAGAAGCCCAATCTCAAAGATTTCTCAATTATGATCATCTCGGGAGATatcagaactagccccactccagaTCCTCTATGATTCGCAACACCATCAACGTATACCCTTTAGGACAAAGGTTCTTGTAAGGAGACTAAcccaactgattttccatcctTGTCCTGCTTTTCCATTCCCTCTTCTAATGGGGATTCAACAAACTCGACCACTAAATCAGTAAGGACTTAACCCTTGACAGAGGTGCGAGacatgtacttgatatcaaaagctcTTAGGATCATACCCCACTTGGCAATCCTCCCTGTATAATCAGCACTTTGAAGTAGAGATCTGAACGGAAGTTGGGTTAGGACAACAACTGTGTGTGACTGGAAGTAGTGGGGGAGATTACTCATAGCATGCACCATTGCCAAAATGGTCTTCTCCAGTGGTAGGTAACGGACCTtggcctcatgtagtgacttgCTCATATAGTAAACTGGTCTCTGCACACCACTATTAACCCATACCAGCACCAAGCTCACCGTGTGGGAGGCCATtgcaatataaacaaacaaaacctcATCCACCTCGGGCTTGGACATAATGGGTGGTCGAGAAAGGTATTCCTTCAACTGTTGAAAGGCCAGGACACgctcctcggtccattcaaatcgcTTCCACTTATTCAACAACTGAAAGAAAGGCCCACACCTGTCTGCTAACCTAGAGATGAATCGGTTTAAGACAGTAGTTATTCTTGTTAACTTCTGAACCTCTTTGGGGCTCCGAGATGGCTGTAAATTGTTAATTGCTCTAATTTGGTCAAGATTAACTTCAATTCCATGGTGAGTAACCATATATCCTAAGAACTTCCCTGATCTGACACCAAAAGAGCATTTAGAAGCATTAAGTCGCAGTTTGTGTCTCCTCAAGATCTCAAAGATATTCCTGAGGTCGTTAACATACTCGAATTCTAACTTACTCTTgaccaccatgtcatctatataaatctcaatattttttcctagttgtggctcaaacatcctggtcatcatcctttggtaggtagCTCTCGCAttctttaacccaaaaggcatcactttgtagtggtAATTTCTAGTGGGGGTGACAAAAGTTGTCTTCTTTTGATCACTGAAAGCCAATGGTATTTGGTGGTACCTTTagaaggcatccaaaaaactcatccgaggatggcctacTGTTGTGTCCACTAACTGATCAATTCGAGGCATGGGGAAGGGGTTTTTGGACAGGCCTTATTCAAGTTTGTGAAATCCACACATACTCGCCActttctacttttcttctttactatcactatattggccaaccattcaggGTAGAACACTTCCTTAATTGCCCCTATCTGCTTAAGCTTATTCACCTCCTCCTTGACAGCATCAGAATGCTTCTTAGATGAGCGCCGATATGGTTGCTTCCTAGGGAGGACAGTTGGGTTGACATTCAGATGATGGCAAATGAAGTTTGGATCCACCCCAGGAGTTTCATAAGCATTCCACGCAAATACATCAACGTTCTCTCTAAGAAACGCTATTAACTCTTCCTTCTCTCGAGGAGGTAGCTGAGCTCCGATCCGGAAGAACTTTTCTGGTTCACCATCTGTAACAATTTCTTCCAGCTTCTCACACTTTGCCCCTTCCGACACCGTATCCGTAGATAGGACCAAAATCCTTGATTACTATGAGCCCCCCTCAGCAAAGGCCGAGGACTCAGCTTCAGGCTGGTGTATAATTGCAGCCACCAGGCATTGCCTAGCTATGGATTGACTCCTAACAAGTTCTTCAATCTGGTCATCAGAcagatattttacttttaaatgcAAGGTGGAAGAAACAGCCCCCAGGGCATGGAGCTAGGGTCTTACCACAATGGCCGTGTAGGGAGAATAAGCATTcaccacaatgaagtccactTCCACTACATCTGAACTTGCTTGCACAAGTAGTCTAATTTGACCCTTTGGAATGACAACTTTTCCATCAAAGCTTAGCAAAGGTGAATCATAGGCTGTCAAATCCTTAAGTTTCAGGTTCAACCCTTTATATAAGTTAGGGTATCTCTGCACCACTGCCCTGGTCCACCAACACTCTTTTCACATTATACCCTCCTATCTTGAGTGTGACCACTAAAGCATCATTGTGtggctgtatggttccaaccttGTCCTCATTTGAAAAGTTCAATGCTAGTCGGACCTTCATTCTAGCCCTTTTCAGCCCTGGATTAGAGCCCTCGACGAGTGGCCAAGTTACAGACATCACCCTAAAGGGCTGCGAGCCAGTTCTCTTAGGAGCAGCAAGGATGACATTAATTGTACCCAAAGGGGGCCTTGAAAAAGCATTCCCCTGAGCTCACGACCCTGCTTAGTCTTCGTGCTCATTGGGCCGATATAAAAACTGTTTCAACCCTCCATCTTTGACCAGTTGCTCCAGGTGATTCCACAGAGTTCTACAGTCCTCGGTGATGTGTCCTCATTCTTGGTGGTACTGGCAATGAAGACTTTGGTTGCACATTATGGGGTCTCctcccatcttgtttggccatttgaagtatggtttattcttgattttctccaagACTTGATGTACTAGTTCTTGGAATACCGTGTTAACCACATGAGGAGCCGTGGACCTTAATTGCCCAGCAAAATCCCTTCGGGGTCTGTTATTGTTGTAGCGGTCCGACTTAAAATCCTTCatctcctgagggataaccttaccCTTCCTCTTGCCTTGTTGTTGGTTCTCTTCAACCCTCTTATACTTATCAATCCGATCCATGAGCTAGCATACACTAGTAGCAGGCTTTCCAGTCAAAGACTTTTTCAAGCCATGCTCGGCAGGCAGGCTGACCTTGAAAGTCCTGATGGCTACATCGTTAAAGTTaccatctatctcattgaacatcttCCAGTATCTGTCTGAATACGTTTTCAGGGTCTCCCCTTCTCTCATGGACAGGGACAACAAGGAATCTAAGGGCTGAGGAACCCTACAATACGTaataaagtaagatcaaaatgCCTGAGTGAGTTCCTTAAAGGAATCAATGGAACTTGCTCCTAAGGCATCAAACCACTTTATGGCCACGAGCCCTAAATTGGAGGGGAACACCTTACACAACAAGGCCTCATTCTTGGAGTGCACAACCATTCTCTGGTTGAAGTGGCTCACTTGCTCCTCAAGGTCTGTTTGACCATTGTACATGATGAACGTTGGCTAAgtgaaccgccgaggaagtcTCCCTTCCTTAATTCTGCGCGTGAAAGGTGACCTGGAAATTTGGTTGAGCTCTTTGCTCATCGCATCATTTCCCAAGCCTTTGGAAGATGAGCTCCTTTTTTTTGCGTTCATGGTGGTAGTCCTCATCATACGAAAAAGACTCACTAGGAGGAGTCCTTGATCTGGGCCTATAACTACCATCCTCCTTATCGTTAGAAGAGAAGTCAGAATTGGAGGGGGTTCGCCTTCGCCATTCATGACGCAACTTCCTTTTCAAATGATCAATCTCCAGTTGCATGGTTTTAGTATTCTCCTCATGAGAACGGTGTCTCTCGCCTTGAGAGTGGCTTCTACTAGTCTGAGTGGTATGCACACTTCCTTTCTAGCCACTTCTTCGTTCAAGATGAAGAAAATGATCTTGACGTCGAGACCCTATAGATTCCTCCTGGTGTGGACTCGAACTTACCTTAACTGACCATTATACTCACTATTACACAAGTTTCTCCCCACAGAcaacgccaattgtaaggacataGTTTGAGTCCTAAGCCCAAATGATAAAAGGATTTAGACCCAAAGAGTTTagtataatgaatttgtagagagtaagTTGAAAAACTAGGTTCTAATGAGTTGGGTCACGGTTACAATGGATCCAGTAGACAATAAAGCAAAAATAGATTGgatttatctaaagaaaatcgtcctcggcacagtccaaggagatcagttcttgtatatattacTTGAAGTTGGTTACAAATACCGTTTTGCTTGTTACAGTGTTTCTTTCTTAATTCTCCGATCCCCACTCTTCAGGGTCTTCTTTCCGTTTTATACTACcttccttctttcctttttaccCTCCACATGTAGGGCAGATTGCTGGTATTGATCCTTGTCCTATCAGCACATTCCTGAAGTCTCTGGTAGTAGCTGTAAGactgaaaattactgttcaggtatcactctCACATTAATGCGATCAGTTGGGTaggtgcagagcattcaatgtggtggtagcagctttccctttaaATATTTCATGGCCTCCCTTTGTCTTGTTCCTTCTTGATACTTATCTTTATCAGTGCAATCGTCCGGAACGTCGCTCTTGATGTCAGACCGCATCTTCTGACCTTGGCTTTGCCCAGTCGAGGAAGCATTCATCCTAGGATCACTTCCCTAGAACATAACCCCTAAATCCcttcctttatttattaatactgACCTTTATCACACATTTATCCATCCTCAGATTTATGAGGTGTCCTTGGACTGGGCCGAGCATTCTACTGAACTTAATAcccctacacacacacacacacacacaaaattcaTGGTCTCAGATTTATGAGGtgtcctttatttatttatgaggtGTCccttcctttatatatatatctcaattgGCTACATTTTCATATGTTCATACTTAAATTGAATGCTGCTAatgtttatttttgaatttttttgaactctttaaaaaaaatctttctaaGGATATCATTTAGTGGAGTATGCAAATTATCCATCCTAGATTGCTCTATTatagttaggaaaaaaaaagtagtttatTGACCTATTGCTACAATtagtttaaatttcttaatgtaACTCTTCTTATTATGAGACCATGAATTTTGTTAatgtttattaaattatttcaaTCAAGTTATTAAAATTCATATGAATATCAATATGGAAAGGTACAATTAGTTTTTGGGAGTATGGTGTTGTAATGATAAGTCGTGGGGGTCTAAGAGAATTTGGATTAGTTTCATTTGGGTTAGAAGCAGTTTTAAATAGGcttgaatttatttaaaatctcaGCACAAAATTATAGtgaatttgatattatttttggggaaaattattgtgtactcttagggtaccataaatgcgtactccctcctctcacatgaatggtgggtctcactaattaaatttatagtgagACTCACAATTTATGTGAGAGAGGgaagtacacatttatggtGCTCCAAAAGTACCTAATACTTTTCCTATTTTTGGAGATTCGTCACAAAATTAGAGTGAATTaggtttctcattttttgagtttccactttaattattttgtatagaataggtttttaataaaaaaaaatgttacccAATTACATTAATTAATGTGTTTTCAAGTATAACATTAACAAATCTTCTATCTTGTCTTTCTTTTAAAAGAGGAGATCTAACTTCAATCCATCAGCCAAGGCCTTGTAGTTAAAGTGCTTAAAGGTATAGGGGAAAATGGTTCAAGTTACGGGGTCAGCAACATATTgtaactatctaaaaaaaaaaaaaaaaaattctccaatCCATAAGAGGTAGATTAGAATCTTTTATGATGCTTTTGGAGGGTAGGATTTAGACACATAGATTTGGAATATTAAAATCTAATATATCTTGTTTGGATATTTTACAAAGGATGAATGATTTgaatttgacaaatctatcaagaattttaaactttaaaatcattaaatttgaaataacttCTATAGTCTAATTTAATCAGACGACAAAATAGTAGTATTAGTTAACGTGGGTTTAAATGTTAATGCCGTACAAAACAACTTTAACCATTAATTTTATAATGGGATTGATAAGACTTTAATAACTACACAAAAGACTTAGCCTAAAACTATAGAGTAATCCATTATTGCTAGATTATGGATTTGtgagaatttttgaaaaaaaaatgattagagTATATTGGGTTTGGCTTACCTAAAgttcttttttaattggaatttctttttattttaatgagaactaaataaaatgtggagattaaaatTCATTACCACCTaccattatatatttaaaataacagGAGATATACAGTTAAAAATGTACTGGAGGTAAACCAAACACGAGTATATCTATTGTTTGTaataaaataagcaaacaaTCAGGCCATATGTTACTGTATTATTGCTACTATTGCCTCCATAAATTTGATAGCGACACTACCGGTGTTAGAGCATTTGCAACAGTGtagctatattgctatattgctatattttagctACACTGTTGCTAAAATGATGCTCcagtagtggagctaaatctaaaaattttagctccactgctacagtgcacatctaaaaaTAGATGTGCAATGTTCATGaggagcaaaaaaaaattttaatcaccCCCGGGTTAAAATAatgcctttctctctctctctctctctctctctctctctctcatctctgaacatcactcactctctcactccggcctctcactcactcactccgGCCGGCCTTTCACTCCCTCACTCTGGCCAGCCTTTCACTCCCTCACTCCagcctctcactctctcactccagCCTCTCACTCCCTCACTCCGATCTGTCACTCTCTCAACTCCGAtcacccaagccaccgatcCACCCCTTCTGCCGACCTAGCTCGCCGACGTGATCGGTGCTTGCTCGtcgtgggttttttttttttttgctatggactggtgtggtggtggtggtgttgtggCTGTGGTGTAGTCGTGGCtgaggaaaaagattggagatttggttttttttttttcctactgtggactgttggtggtggtggtggtggttgtggctgtggttgaggaaaaagattggaaatttgggtttttttttttttttccctgctgtggactggtggtggtggtgttggtggttgtggctatggaaaaagattggagaattgatttatttatttatttatttatttattcttgcTGTGgaccggtggtggtggtggtggtggtggtggtggtggtggtgttggtggtggtggttgtgtctgatggtagaggtgtttgtggttggtttttttgggtagtgggatgtattattttattgtagggatatattattttattgtgatgtttatattattttattgcgttgatagctaaaatagatccactgctgcagcatgtgtgtaggtataatagataaagtaacttttggtggagctaaaaaactaaatttttagctccactgctgtgaatgctcttagaaaTATTGggccaaccaaacacaaaaagagCATGCTCATTCGTGCATAGTATACAGTAATCATTTCAcgtctctcttccttttcttgtcAATTTAATTAATGCACCGTTTGGTTGGGTGAAAAGGGAAGAGAAAATAAGAGAGGAAAAGGGGAATGGGATATTTAGTTGGGGTGTAAATCCAAATAACTCTAAAATTTAaagagtaaaatccaaacacctttAAAATTTAtggggtaaaatctaaattttaaaataccagggtgtaaaatccaaacactcccaaatttcaaggtgtaaaatctaaattttaaaatttcatggtATAAATCCAAACAACCCCAAACTTTAGAGATGCAACTTGCAATTAAgcctaaaaatatttaataggGACATCAGATTAAATTTATACAATCTATTTTTTcaatcctctcacttttcttcTCAAACAAATAAATGAGTTAgcatccttccactttttcacccTCTTAACCAAAcacttttaaagaaaactaaaatctcTTTTATCATCTTACTTTTTTATTGCctccaaattttttatggaTAGAATATGGTGAGAGAATGGAAatgtggaataaaaaaaatttaatttttcctcaTGTGTGTTTTGTTGGAGTGATGGAAAAGTTGAGGGATAAAAacctcttttgtttggttgaaaagaaaaataagaggataaaaaatatagtttgtacAAATTTACTCTCGTGGCCttattagataaaaataaaataaaagtaacaaattagacaaaaaaaaaaaatggttgaaccaaaaaaagaatgggAAGCACCTGGAAAagacaaaaccaaagaaagatAAGTAAAAGAGCAAAGgaaattaacaataaaaagaaaagaaataaatgagtTACAGAAGAGACAAAAaaccaaagagaaaaaaaagattaaattttgtaaggatgtggtgtaaaatTCACATTTTACCCTTCTAATTCTAACATGCAACAtcatcttattatatatttaagaataaacacaACTACAcccaattaattttaaatttctaacacctatatataaatccaaccaaattaagaatttattgagatattattaGGCGTGGTAGggtgtattgaattttaagtaaaatactaatgtgacaatctcttattagatggtgtaaaacatgagttttataCCCCATTCCTACCAAATTcgaactcaaaaaattaaaagcccaaaaaagaaatattggCTCTCGCgtggtttgaactttgaactatGCACAAAGGTGGccttttagtttgaatatttTGTGCtagttttctctccaatttgagAATAAAACATTTTGGTGGACAGGGAGAAAATACTTGGACTCTATCaattttccattcttttattcTCTCAAACCAAACACCTATAAAATCAATTTTCCCTCTACTTTTCGCTTCCCCATTTTCCATCCACCCTAAAATCTTTCCAACTAAACGGACACAGCAATTGGATGGCAGATGgtgtgtattttatttttatacttaaCAAATACTACAATATAAAGAGGACTTGCATCTGTCAACGTCTAATAACATAAGGAGCAAATTTTGCACatctaaatctaaaaatctTCCACATTAAGCCTCAGTAATATTTCGCACCGACTTTCAACAACCAGCATTATCACAGCTACCATACTACCACAGTACAACCAGCACCACACCGCCAGAAAATTGCAATGAATGAATTGAgcctaaaggaaaaaaagatggCGGAAATATGTCCAAGAgctttaacaaagaaaaaaaaaaaaaaaaagcttttggAAGACATTTGAGGTTTCAATCATCTTTATGATATCATCCAGTACTGCCTAGAAACTGAATGTCACAGGTATTCAGTGACAGAGAAGAGTAATGTTACATACACAACtgttttcataataaaatttcacCCCGCTTGAGTTTGTAGTTTATTGATTCTTATATGGGCCCACCACTTTGGTGTGCCTCTAGACTTATTAGACAGGGAAAGAGACTACTCTTTGGATGCTCAAATCATCAAAAACAATGCagttaaattcaaaaacaatgCAGTTAAATTCAAAACAATATCAGTTCTAATTCTGAGACTGATAAAGAGGGGACAGCCATTTAAATTAACCATCGGAACAATTTAGACAAAAACCAAAATAGACCAAATTCTTAACATGATATTGCCTCAAAAGTAACAAAACTGTAACACCCTAGCCAACTAGCTTTTTTCTCTAAGCTTCAGCCTTCTTTCTTCTGAACAAGCTTCTCTATTAAATCAGCTGCTTCTTGGACTGTTGTTATGTTCTGAGAGCTTTCCTCCTCAACGCTGATATCAAATTCTTCCTCCAAACCCATTACTATTTCCACCTGCATTAGTAGTTTTGTTTGTTAATCATCATATCaagtttattaaaataaatgatatcaAGTCTAAGTCAAGCAAAAACTAAGTGCTCTGCCCGTCAAACCTGCAAGAGTGCAAGTACAAATTTTCCAAACAACCCTATTATAAAAAAGCTGTTAAATAAGCTTGTACCAAATAAGCAGAGTCAAAGTCAAGCAAAAACTAAAGTGCTGAATTGACTTATACCGTATCAAGAGAATCAGCACCAAGAGCAGCGAACTTGGACTCTGGGGTGAGTTCAGTCTCATCAGACAATGCTAGCTGTTTCTTCACTATCTCACAAACTTTCTGTACTGTCTCAGGCTTGGCCTGCCACATTCATAATTTCCGAAAGATTGTTGGGTAGATACgcatgtttataaaaaaaaaaaaaaaaaaatcaaaagtataCAGTGAAAGTGAAATACCGAACAGCAAACATTGAACCTCGAGGTCCTCAAAGAAGAGTAAACATTCTTGGTCCAAACTACTCTAACCATGTTTAGTGCTGAAGTCCCATCAGTCTTCTGCAAAAACAGCATCTTTTAGATGTCCAAATTTGCCAATTGCAAGAGTATCTCAA
This genomic stretch from Quercus lobata isolate SW786 chromosome 3, ValleyOak3.0 Primary Assembly, whole genome shotgun sequence harbors:
- the LOC115979192 gene encoding acyl carrier protein 1, chloroplastic-like, whose translation is MATVSATSVSFGASLKPCFNNNRKTDGTSALNMVRVVWTKNVYSSLRTSRFNVCCSAKPETVQKVCEIVKKQLALSDETELTPESKFAALGADSLDTVEIVMGLEEEFDISVEEESSQNITTVQEAADLIEKLVQKKEG